In one Pseudomonas fitomaticsae genomic region, the following are encoded:
- the tssK gene encoding type VI secretion system baseplate subunit TssK: MNTHKVIWQEGMLLRPQHFQHNDRYYDHQMKTRTQLLGGYTWGFLNLEIDLQFLNMGKLVISEASGILPDGSLFELGGNTEPLALDIPPNTGNTPIYLALPLVTGNHIEARRPEQSDVLARYTAYETEVADSNAGDDSSSQVKCGRPDFKLLLGEQQSDQAYVKLKICDVLDTTPDGVISLDPDFVPTYIQAHASSYLLSCLKEVISMLGHRGDTIAERIRSNGKVGGAEIGDFMMLQLINRTELLLRHYLGLEQVHPEELYRTLLTMLGDLATFSSDSKRPRLDSRYSHADQGASFRKLMESIRQVLSMVLEQHAIELILQARQYGIIVSPLHDHKLLGSASFVLAASANCDSEELRNRLPAHLKVGPVERIRQLVNLHLPGIKVKPLPVAPRQIAFHSNKTYFILELSSEDLAQLERSGGFAFHVSGEFAELELKFWAIRN, from the coding sequence ATGAATACCCATAAAGTCATCTGGCAGGAAGGCATGCTGCTGCGTCCGCAGCACTTCCAGCACAACGACCGCTACTACGATCACCAGATGAAGACCCGCACCCAGTTGCTGGGCGGCTACACCTGGGGTTTCCTGAATCTGGAGATCGACTTGCAGTTCCTCAACATGGGCAAACTGGTGATCAGTGAAGCCTCGGGGATCCTGCCGGACGGCAGCCTGTTCGAACTCGGTGGCAACACCGAACCGCTGGCGCTGGACATTCCGCCGAACACTGGCAATACGCCGATCTACCTGGCGCTGCCGCTGGTCACCGGCAACCACATCGAGGCCCGTCGCCCGGAGCAGTCCGACGTGCTGGCGCGCTACACCGCTTACGAAACCGAAGTGGCCGACTCCAACGCCGGTGACGATTCGTCGAGCCAGGTCAAATGCGGTCGCCCGGACTTCAAGCTGTTGCTCGGCGAGCAGCAGAGCGACCAGGCCTACGTGAAGCTGAAGATCTGCGACGTGCTCGATACCACGCCGGACGGTGTGATCAGCCTCGATCCGGACTTCGTGCCGACCTACATTCAGGCTCACGCCTCCAGCTACCTGCTGTCGTGCCTCAAAGAAGTGATCAGCATGCTCGGCCACCGGGGCGACACCATTGCCGAGCGTATCCGCTCCAACGGCAAGGTTGGCGGCGCGGAAATCGGCGACTTCATGATGCTGCAACTGATCAACCGCACCGAACTGCTGCTGCGCCACTACCTGGGCCTGGAGCAGGTTCATCCGGAAGAGTTGTACCGCACGCTGCTGACCATGCTCGGCGATCTGGCGACCTTCTCCAGCGACAGCAAACGCCCGCGTCTGGACAGCCGTTACTCCCACGCCGACCAGGGTGCGAGTTTCCGCAAACTGATGGAGTCGATCCGTCAGGTGCTGTCGATGGTGCTGGAACAGCACGCCATCGAACTGATCCTGCAAGCGCGTCAGTACGGGATCATCGTGTCGCCGCTGCACGACCACAAACTGCTGGGCTCGGCGTCGTTCGTGCTGGCAGCCAGTGCCAACTGCGACTCCGAAGAACTGCGCAACCGCTTGCCTGCGCACCTCAAGGTCGGCCCGGTGGAGCGCATCCGCCAGCTGGTCAACCTGCACCTGCCGGGGATCAAGGTCAAACCGTTGCCGGTGGCCCCGCGGCAGATCGCGTTCCACTCCAACAAAACCTATTTCATCCTCGAACTCAGTTCCGAAGACCTGGCACAACTCGAGCGCTCCGGCGGCTTCGCGTTCCACGTGTCCGGCGAATTCGCCGAGCTTGAACTGAAATTCTGGGCCATCAGGAACTGA
- the tssJ gene encoding type VI secretion system lipoprotein TssJ gives MSRRSTAFFKTLTALTLLVLLAGCSSLSPYSKVTKINLKLTGSDQLNPDLNGRPSPIVVRLFELKHPVTFENADFFSLYERAKESLNPDLVASEELELRPGETVELKLSVEEGSRFIGILAAYRDLPETKWRHTFPITPLEVTEADLTLDQAGIRKTNEVLAKADD, from the coding sequence ATGTCTCGCCGCTCGACCGCTTTTTTCAAGACGCTGACCGCGCTCACCCTGTTGGTGCTGCTCGCCGGTTGTTCGTCGCTGTCGCCGTATTCGAAAGTGACCAAGATCAACCTGAAGCTGACCGGCAGCGATCAGTTGAACCCGGACCTCAACGGTCGTCCGTCGCCGATTGTGGTGCGCCTGTTCGAGCTCAAGCATCCGGTGACCTTCGAGAACGCCGATTTCTTCAGCCTCTACGAGCGCGCCAAGGAATCCCTCAACCCGGATCTGGTGGCCAGCGAAGAACTCGAACTGCGCCCGGGTGAAACCGTGGAACTGAAACTCAGCGTGGAGGAGGGCAGCCGCTTCATCGGCATCCTCGCTGCGTACCGCGACCTGCCGGAAACCAAGTGGCGCCACACGTTCCCGATCACGCCGCTGGAAGTCACCGAAGCTGATCTGACCCTGGATCAGGCCGGTATCCGCAAGACCAACGAAGTGCTCGCCAAGGCGGATGACTGA
- the tagH gene encoding type VI secretion system-associated FHA domain protein TagH, whose amino-acid sequence MELVFEMLNTKQFVPTELCQRTFKQAGGVIGRGEDCDWIIPDRKRHLSNHHAIVSYREGTFFLTDTSSNGVQDGDSGARLHKGEPVRIEHGSTYVLGDFEIRARLVRDPATFDGEVGQPRAAGSIIPDDAFLDLDPLKSLEQQERVYSEFEEMLAPVTDPEDSRQRADYARIDMESLMVPELIVEPTPEPAPAPKAVERQSETFWDKFGAALGVNVKSLSHDEREALALNAARLLRQSVGGLQQSLRTRSELKNELRLAQTTVQGTNKNPLKFAVDPSEALDILLQPHKPGHLPAEQAISRAFRDLQAHQVALLTASRAAVRGTLEHFSPEQLTLRFERDNKPLLATAGGRWRAFNRYHHALRQDDDWSERLLARDFAQAYEEQIRLISTLHTDHQG is encoded by the coding sequence ATGGAATTGGTTTTCGAAATGCTGAACACCAAGCAGTTCGTGCCCACCGAGCTGTGCCAGCGGACCTTCAAACAGGCCGGCGGCGTGATCGGGCGGGGCGAGGACTGCGACTGGATCATCCCTGACCGCAAGCGTCACTTGTCCAATCACCACGCGATCGTCAGCTATCGCGAGGGCACGTTTTTCCTGACCGACACCAGCAGCAACGGTGTTCAGGACGGCGACAGCGGCGCACGCCTGCACAAGGGCGAACCGGTGCGCATCGAGCACGGCAGCACCTACGTGCTGGGCGATTTCGAGATTCGTGCGCGACTGGTGCGCGACCCGGCGACGTTCGACGGTGAAGTCGGCCAGCCACGTGCCGCCGGCAGCATCATCCCGGACGACGCGTTCCTCGACCTCGATCCGCTGAAATCGCTGGAACAGCAAGAGCGCGTGTACTCGGAATTCGAGGAAATGCTCGCGCCGGTTACCGACCCTGAAGACTCCCGTCAGCGCGCCGACTACGCGCGCATCGACATGGAAAGCCTGATGGTGCCGGAGCTGATCGTCGAGCCCACGCCTGAACCTGCGCCAGCGCCGAAAGCGGTGGAGCGTCAGAGCGAAACCTTCTGGGATAAATTCGGCGCGGCCCTCGGTGTGAACGTGAAGAGCCTCAGCCACGACGAGCGTGAAGCCCTCGCGCTGAACGCCGCACGTCTGCTGCGCCAGAGCGTCGGCGGTCTGCAACAGAGCCTGCGCACCCGTTCGGAATTGAAAAACGAACTGCGTCTGGCCCAGACCACCGTGCAAGGCACCAACAAGAACCCGCTGAAATTCGCCGTCGATCCGAGCGAAGCGCTGGACATCCTGTTGCAGCCGCACAAGCCGGGCCACTTGCCGGCCGAGCAGGCGATCTCCCGCGCGTTCCGCGACTTGCAGGCGCATCAGGTGGCGCTGCTGACCGCCAGCCGCGCGGCCGTGCGCGGCACTCTGGAGCACTTCTCGCCGGAGCAACTGACCCTGCGTTTCGAGCGCGACAACAAGCCGTTGCTCGCCACCGCTGGCGGGCGCTGGAGAGCGTTCAACCGTTACCACCATGCGCTGCGTCAGGACGACGACTGGAGCGAGCGCCTGCTGGCCCGCGACTTCGCCCAGGCCTACGAAGAACAGATCCGCCTGATCTCCACCCTCCACACCGACCACCAAGGATGA
- a CDS encoding sigma-54 interaction domain-containing protein, translated as MFTQVPQPLLYAEALLAQFASLSRAADGVALLGDFVRGLAGLSGCELTQLYLLDATHTSLGMNAECLDGVLQPRSAASLPADYNGEQLLQFALCQNRVVCFDDLGGSLHETSFLPASSTPWQSLLCVPLVNQQKAVEGLLLCASRRHIDLQGFADSLGQLGSFVLGQLHLLQRLRQPVDAAAPVVRSLPSASGYGLIGKSAAMRQTYSLISKVLHSPYTVLLRGETGTGKEVVARAIHDCGPRRSQAFIVQNCAAFPENLLESELFGYRKGAFTGADRDRAGLFDAANGGTLLLDEIGDMPLSLQAKLLRVLQEGEIRPLGSNDTHKIDVRIIAATHRDLSVLVSEGKFREDLYYRLAQFPIELPALRQREGDILDLAKHFADKACTFLQRDPVRWSDAALEHLSGYTFPGNVRELKGLVERAVLLCEGGELLAEHFSLRLESAPAPEDHCGLNLRERLEAVERNLLLDCLRKNDGNQTLAARELGLPRRTLLYRLGRLNINLGDFDG; from the coding sequence ATGTTCACTCAAGTGCCGCAGCCACTGCTCTATGCCGAAGCCTTGCTGGCGCAGTTCGCCAGCCTGTCGCGCGCGGCGGACGGTGTTGCGCTGCTGGGTGACTTCGTGCGCGGTCTGGCCGGGCTGAGCGGTTGCGAACTGACGCAGCTGTACTTGCTGGACGCCACGCACACGTCGCTGGGGATGAATGCCGAATGCCTCGACGGCGTGCTGCAACCGCGCAGCGCGGCGAGCCTGCCGGCGGACTACAACGGCGAGCAACTGTTGCAGTTCGCCCTGTGCCAGAACCGCGTGGTGTGCTTCGACGACCTGGGCGGCAGCCTGCACGAAACCAGTTTTCTGCCGGCATCGTCCACGCCGTGGCAGTCGCTGTTGTGCGTGCCGCTGGTCAATCAGCAGAAGGCTGTCGAAGGTCTGTTGCTGTGCGCCAGCCGTCGTCATATCGACCTGCAAGGCTTCGCTGATTCCCTCGGTCAGCTCGGCTCGTTCGTGCTGGGTCAGCTGCATCTGCTGCAACGCCTGCGCCAGCCAGTGGACGCGGCCGCGCCGGTCGTGCGCAGTCTGCCGAGCGCCAGCGGCTACGGCCTGATCGGCAAGAGCGCGGCGATGCGCCAGACCTACTCGCTGATCAGCAAAGTCCTGCACAGCCCGTACACCGTGCTGTTGCGTGGCGAGACCGGCACCGGCAAGGAAGTGGTCGCGCGGGCGATCCACGATTGCGGCCCGCGCCGGTCCCAGGCGTTCATCGTGCAGAACTGCGCGGCGTTCCCGGAAAACCTGCTGGAAAGCGAGCTGTTTGGTTACCGCAAAGGTGCGTTCACCGGTGCCGATCGCGACCGCGCCGGGCTGTTCGACGCGGCCAACGGCGGCACTCTGTTGCTCGATGAAATCGGTGACATGCCGCTGTCGCTGCAAGCCAAGTTGCTGCGTGTGTTGCAGGAAGGCGAGATCCGTCCGCTGGGTTCCAACGACACCCACAAGATCGACGTGCGCATCATCGCCGCGACACACCGCGATCTGTCGGTGCTGGTCAGCGAAGGCAAATTCCGCGAGGACCTGTACTACCGCCTCGCGCAATTCCCGATCGAGTTGCCGGCCCTGCGTCAGCGCGAAGGCGACATCCTCGACCTGGCCAAACACTTCGCCGACAAGGCCTGCACCTTTCTGCAACGCGATCCGGTGCGTTGGTCGGACGCAGCGCTGGAACACCTGTCCGGTTACACCTTCCCCGGCAACGTGCGTGAACTCAAAGGCCTGGTCGAACGGGCGGTGTTGTTGTGCGAGGGCGGCGAGTTGCTGGCCGAGCATTTCTCGCTGCGCCTGGAATCGGCGCCGGCGCCGGAAGACCACTGCGGCCTCAATCTGCGCGAACGACTGGAAGCGGTCGAACGCAATCTGCTGCTCGATTGCCTGCGCAAGAACGACGGCAACCAGACGCTCGCCGCCCGGGAACTGGGCCTGCCGCGACGCACGCTGCTGTACCGGCTCGGCCGCTTGAACATCAATCTGGGTGATTTCGATGGGTAG
- the tssH gene encoding type VI secretion system ATPase TssH, which yields MINVDLQQLIQALDAETRRDLERSAERCVARGGSKILVEDLMLGLLERPNGLLSRALQDADVDAGELSAALQSRVEHSASRNPVFAPELVQWLQDALLVANLELGQTSVEDAALILALLRNPMRYAGSRYQPLLAKLNIDRLKEFALSQQPQAAANGKPAAQGESLLERFTHNLTQQARDGKLDPVLCRDGAIRQMVDILARRRKNNPIVVGEAGVGKTAIVEGLASRIAAGEVPQVLKGVELLSLDMGLLQAGASVKGEFERRLKGVIDEVKASPKPIILFIDEAHTLIGAGGNAGGSDAANLLKPALARGELRTIAATTWAEYKKYFEKDPALARRFQPVQLHEPTVSEAVTILRGLAQVYEKSHGIYLRDDAVVSAAELSARYLAGRQLPDKAVDVLDTACARVRISLAAAPESLERLRGELAEGGRQRQALRRDAEAGLLIDHEALDALEARLDEAEDEMVALETLWTEQKQLAERLLELRQQLAKAREAAAVEPVVTVEEDAEGTVIETVAAEVEEGQSVEALEAQLNETHSALTAAQVKERLVSFEVCPRLVAEVISAWTGVPLAQLAREHNAKVASFATDLRTRIRGQEQAVHALDRSMRATAAGLNKPDAPVGVFLLVGPSGVGKTETALALADLLYGGDRFITTINMSEFQEKHTVSRLIGAPPGYVGYGEGGMLTEAVRQKPYSVVLLDEVEKADPDVLNLFYQIFDKGVANDGEGREIDFRNTLILMTSNLGSDKISDLCEDGARPTAEVLEETIRPVLSKHFKPALLARMKVVPYYPVGGPVLRELIEIKLGRLGERLNRRQLDFTWCQNLVDHLSERCTQSESGARLIDHLLDQHVLPLVADRLLDAMATGESLKRVHATLDGEASVTCEFA from the coding sequence ATGATCAACGTAGACCTGCAACAACTCATCCAGGCGCTGGACGCCGAAACCCGTCGGGATCTGGAGCGTTCGGCCGAGCGCTGCGTCGCCCGTGGCGGCAGCAAGATTCTGGTCGAAGACCTGATGCTCGGTCTGCTGGAGCGCCCGAACGGTCTGCTCTCCCGCGCGCTGCAGGATGCCGACGTTGACGCTGGCGAACTGAGCGCCGCCCTGCAATCGCGGGTCGAGCACAGCGCTTCGCGCAACCCGGTGTTCGCCCCGGAACTGGTGCAGTGGCTGCAAGACGCGCTACTGGTGGCCAACCTTGAACTGGGCCAGACCTCGGTCGAAGACGCGGCGCTGATCCTCGCGCTGCTGCGCAACCCGATGCGCTACGCCGGCAGCCGCTACCAGCCGTTGCTCGCCAAACTGAACATCGATCGCCTGAAGGAATTTGCCCTGTCGCAACAGCCTCAGGCAGCGGCCAACGGCAAACCGGCCGCCCAGGGCGAATCGCTGCTGGAGCGCTTTACTCACAACCTGACCCAACAGGCCCGCGACGGCAAACTCGACCCGGTGCTGTGCCGCGATGGCGCGATCCGCCAGATGGTCGACATCCTCGCCCGTCGTCGCAAGAACAACCCGATTGTGGTCGGTGAAGCCGGTGTCGGTAAAACCGCCATCGTCGAAGGCCTGGCCTCGCGCATCGCTGCCGGTGAAGTGCCGCAAGTGCTCAAAGGTGTCGAGCTGCTGTCGCTGGACATGGGCCTGTTGCAGGCCGGCGCCAGCGTCAAAGGTGAATTCGAGCGTCGTCTGAAAGGCGTGATCGACGAGGTCAAAGCCTCGCCGAAGCCGATCATCCTGTTCATTGACGAAGCCCACACCCTGATCGGCGCAGGCGGCAATGCCGGCGGTTCCGACGCGGCCAACCTGCTGAAACCGGCGCTGGCCCGTGGTGAGCTGCGCACCATCGCCGCGACCACCTGGGCCGAGTACAAGAAATACTTCGAGAAAGACCCGGCGCTGGCCCGTCGTTTCCAGCCAGTTCAGCTGCACGAACCGACCGTGAGCGAAGCGGTGACCATCCTGCGTGGCCTGGCTCAGGTCTACGAGAAGAGCCACGGCATCTACCTGCGCGACGACGCGGTGGTTTCGGCAGCGGAACTGTCCGCCCGTTACCTGGCCGGTCGGCAACTGCCGGACAAGGCTGTCGATGTACTCGACACCGCGTGCGCCCGCGTGCGCATCAGTCTCGCCGCCGCCCCGGAAAGCCTGGAGCGCCTGCGTGGCGAACTGGCTGAAGGTGGCCGTCAGCGTCAGGCCCTGCGCCGCGATGCCGAAGCCGGTCTGCTGATCGACCACGAAGCGCTGGACGCACTGGAAGCGCGTCTGGACGAAGCCGAAGACGAAATGGTCGCACTGGAAACCCTGTGGACCGAGCAGAAACAACTGGCCGAGCGCCTGCTGGAACTGCGTCAGCAACTGGCCAAGGCTCGTGAAGCCGCTGCGGTCGAGCCGGTGGTCACCGTTGAGGAAGACGCCGAAGGCACGGTGATCGAAACCGTTGCTGCTGAAGTTGAAGAAGGCCAAAGCGTCGAAGCGCTGGAAGCACAACTCAACGAAACCCACAGCGCCCTGACCGCCGCTCAGGTCAAGGAGCGTCTGGTCAGTTTCGAAGTCTGCCCACGTCTGGTGGCCGAAGTGATCAGCGCCTGGACCGGCGTGCCACTGGCGCAACTGGCCCGCGAACACAACGCCAAGGTCGCGAGCTTCGCCACTGACCTGCGCACCCGCATTCGTGGTCAGGAACAGGCCGTGCACGCACTGGATCGCTCGATGCGCGCCACCGCTGCTGGCCTGAACAAGCCTGACGCTCCGGTCGGCGTGTTCCTGCTGGTCGGCCCGAGCGGCGTCGGCAAGACCGAAACCGCATTGGCGCTCGCCGACCTGCTGTACGGCGGTGACCGTTTCATCACCACCATCAACATGTCCGAGTTCCAGGAGAAACACACCGTTTCCCGCCTGATCGGTGCACCGCCAGGCTACGTCGGTTACGGCGAGGGCGGCATGCTCACTGAAGCCGTGCGCCAGAAGCCGTACTCGGTGGTGCTGCTCGATGAAGTCGAGAAGGCTGATCCGGACGTGCTCAACCTGTTCTACCAAATCTTCGACAAAGGCGTGGCCAACGACGGCGAAGGGCGCGAGATCGATTTCCGCAATACGCTGATTTTGATGACCTCGAACCTGGGCAGCGACAAGATCAGCGACCTCTGCGAAGACGGCGCGCGTCCGACCGCCGAAGTGCTGGAAGAAACCATTCGCCCGGTGCTCAGCAAACACTTCAAACCGGCGCTGCTGGCGCGGATGAAAGTGGTGCCGTACTACCCGGTCGGCGGCCCGGTACTGCGCGAGCTGATCGAGATCAAACTCGGTCGTCTGGGCGAGCGCCTGAATCGTCGCCAACTGGACTTCACCTGGTGCCAGAACCTCGTCGATCACCTGTCCGAGCGTTGCACTCAGAGCGAGAGCGGTGCGCGCCTGATCGACCACTTGCTCGACCAGCACGTGCTGCCGCTGGTGGCCGACCGCTTGCTCGACGCCATGGCCACCGGTGAAAGTCTCAAGCGCGTGCATGCGACGCTCGACGGTGAAGCCAGCGTGACCTGCGAGTTCGCCTGA
- the tssG gene encoding type VI secretion system baseplate subunit TssG, with the protein MDTTYGPAAPALSGLTKVIREYSLFQAVLLVIDRLRDAHPYLSEDDLYDQLEFQANPSLGFPRSDVDRVEFFEEHGQMRARLRFNLIGLVGSGSPLPAFYGEQALGDSEDGNPTRNFLDLFHHRLQRLMLPIWRKYRYRASFQSGAVDPFSSQLFALIGLGGDEIRKAKELNWKRLLPYLGLLSLRAHSAALIEAVLRYYFKHEDLVIEQCIERRVEILEEQRNRLGFANSVLGEDLVLGEHVRDRSGKFRIHITELDWERFHEFLPIGFGYQPLCALVRFTLRDPLDYDIRLVLRPEEIRELRIGEKNDCRLGWTSWLGCEKADGVVTLGSKIH; encoded by the coding sequence ATGGACACCACGTATGGGCCTGCAGCCCCTGCTTTAAGCGGGCTGACGAAGGTAATACGCGAGTACTCGCTGTTTCAGGCCGTGCTGCTGGTGATCGACCGGCTGCGCGATGCGCACCCGTACCTGAGCGAAGACGACCTGTACGACCAGCTGGAATTCCAGGCCAACCCGAGCCTCGGATTTCCGCGCAGCGATGTCGATCGTGTGGAGTTTTTCGAAGAGCACGGGCAGATGCGCGCGCGCCTGCGGTTCAACCTGATCGGCCTGGTCGGTTCCGGCTCGCCGCTGCCGGCGTTCTACGGCGAACAAGCCCTGGGCGACAGCGAAGACGGCAACCCGACGCGCAACTTCCTCGACCTGTTCCACCATCGCCTGCAACGGCTGATGCTGCCGATCTGGCGCAAGTATCGCTATCGCGCGAGCTTCCAGAGTGGCGCGGTCGACCCGTTCTCGTCGCAGCTGTTCGCCCTGATCGGCCTCGGCGGCGACGAGATCCGCAAGGCCAAGGAACTGAACTGGAAACGCCTGCTGCCGTACCTCGGCCTGCTCAGCTTGCGGGCGCACTCGGCGGCGCTGATCGAAGCGGTGCTGCGTTACTACTTCAAGCACGAAGACCTGGTCATCGAGCAGTGCATCGAGCGCCGCGTGGAGATCCTCGAAGAACAGCGCAACCGCCTCGGCTTCGCCAACAGCGTGCTGGGTGAGGACCTGGTGCTGGGCGAACACGTGCGCGACCGCAGCGGCAAGTTCCGCATTCATATCACCGAACTCGACTGGGAGCGATTCCACGAATTCCTGCCCATCGGTTTCGGTTACCAGCCGCTCTGCGCGCTGGTGCGGTTCACCCTGCGTGACCCGCTCGATTACGACATTCGCCTGGTGCTGCGCCCGGAAGAAATCCGCGAACTGCGCATTGGCGAGAAGAACGACTGTCGCCTGGGGTGGACCAGTTGGCTGGGCTGCGAAAAAGCAGACGGCGTGGTGACCCTGGGCAGCAAAATTCATTAA
- the tssF gene encoding type VI secretion system baseplate subunit TssF: MSFNHYYQSELTALRQLGRRFAERSPALAPFLGQAGRDPDVERLLEGFAFLTGRLRQKLDDELPELSHSLMQLLWPNYMRPLPAFSILQFDPLKRSGPALKVERDTPIESVPIEDVRCRFRTCYPTEVMALDLAALNYSVKGDGSLLSLRLEMSADGHLGELELSKLRLHFAGERYISQMLYLSLLRNLDGIELIPLDGAGKPIDGASGKPMAFKIPGDRVKPVGFAEEEALIPYPLNTFRGYRYLQEYFAFQDKFLFVDVHGLDILKALPEDTLKQMRGLELRFDIRKSGIMRMRPTTDNVKLFCTPIVNLFKHDALPIRLDGKQDEYLLLPAEFDLENCGVFSVETVTGWKPGGLGYQEYVPFESFEHDPSFDVPNSRPHYSIRQRSSLLHDGLDTYLSFGIRHTEAHETLSIELVCTNQNLPRKLKLGQICMACEETPEFLSFRNITPATSSFAPPLNRDFLWKLISNMSLNYLSLADVNALKVILETYDLPRYYDQHAEKVSKRLLGGLKLIKHHHVDRLHRGLPVRGLRTELTIDPEGYIGEGDLFVFASVLNEFFALYASLNSFHELRVKSTQGEVYQWTPRMGLQPLL; the protein is encoded by the coding sequence GTGTCCTTTAACCACTACTACCAAAGCGAACTCACCGCACTGCGCCAACTGGGCCGCCGTTTCGCCGAGCGTAGTCCGGCGTTGGCGCCGTTCCTGGGGCAGGCCGGGCGGGATCCGGATGTGGAGCGGTTGCTGGAAGGCTTCGCATTTCTGACGGGGCGGCTGCGCCAGAAGCTCGATGACGAGTTGCCGGAGCTCAGCCATTCCCTGATGCAGTTGCTGTGGCCGAACTACATGCGCCCGCTGCCGGCGTTCAGCATTCTGCAGTTCGACCCGCTCAAGCGTTCCGGGCCGGCGCTGAAGGTCGAGCGTGATACGCCAATCGAGAGCGTGCCGATCGAAGACGTGCGTTGCCGTTTCCGCACCTGCTACCCGACCGAAGTCATGGCGCTGGATCTGGCCGCCCTGAACTACTCGGTGAAGGGCGACGGTTCGCTGCTCAGCCTGCGCCTGGAGATGAGTGCCGACGGCCACCTCGGCGAGCTGGAACTGAGCAAACTGCGCCTGCACTTTGCCGGCGAGCGCTACATCAGCCAGATGCTCTACCTGAGCTTGCTGCGCAACCTCGACGGCATCGAACTGATTCCGCTCGACGGCGCCGGCAAGCCAATCGATGGTGCGAGCGGCAAGCCGATGGCGTTCAAGATTCCGGGCGACCGCGTCAAGCCGGTGGGCTTTGCCGAAGAAGAAGCGTTGATCCCGTATCCGCTGAACACCTTCCGCGGCTACCGCTACCTGCAGGAATACTTCGCCTTCCAGGACAAGTTCCTGTTCGTCGATGTCCACGGTCTGGACATCCTCAAGGCGTTGCCGGAAGACACCCTCAAGCAGATGCGTGGCCTGGAATTGCGCTTCGATATCCGCAAGAGCGGGATCATGCGCATGCGCCCGACGACGGATAACGTGAAGCTGTTCTGCACGCCGATCGTCAACCTGTTCAAACACGACGCGCTGCCGATCCGCCTCGACGGTAAACAGGACGAATACCTGCTGCTGCCGGCGGAATTCGATCTGGAAAACTGCGGTGTGTTCTCGGTGGAAACCGTGACCGGCTGGAAGCCCGGCGGCCTCGGTTATCAGGAATACGTGCCGTTCGAATCCTTCGAGCACGACCCGAGCTTCGACGTGCCCAACAGCCGTCCGCATTACAGCATCCGCCAGCGTTCGTCGCTGCTGCACGACGGTCTCGACACCTACCTGAGCTTCGGCATCCGCCACACCGAAGCCCACGAAACCCTGTCGATCGAGCTGGTCTGCACCAACCAGAACCTGCCGCGCAAACTCAAGCTCGGGCAGATCTGCATGGCCTGCGAAGAGACCCCGGAGTTCCTGAGTTTCCGCAACATCACCCCGGCCACTTCGAGTTTCGCGCCGCCGCTGAACCGTGACTTCCTGTGGAAGCTGATCAGCAACATGTCGCTTAACTATCTGTCGCTGGCCGACGTCAATGCACTGAAGGTGATTCTCGAAACCTACGACCTGCCGCGCTATTACGACCAGCACGCGGAGAAGGTCAGCAAACGCCTGCTCGGCGGTCTGAAACTGATCAAGCATCACCACGTGGACCGGTTGCACCGTGGTCTGCCGGTGCGCGGTTTGCGCACCGAACTGACCATCGACCCGGAAGGGTATATCGGTGAGGGCGACCTGTTCGTCTTCGCCTCGGTTCTCAACGAGTTTTTCGCGCTTTACGCCAGTCTCAATTCATTCCACGAGCTGCGGGTAAAAAGCACACAGGGAGAGGTGTACCAATGGACACCACGTATGGGCCTGCAGCCCCTGCTTTAA